One window of Thioalbus denitrificans genomic DNA carries:
- the rplP gene encoding 50S ribosomal protein L16, with product MLQPKRTKYRKQHKGRNRGLATSGNRVSFGEFGLKAEGRGRLTARQIEAARRAMTRHIKRGGKIWIRVFPDKPITEKPLEVRMGSGKGNVEYWVAQIQPGKVLYEMEGVSEEIAREAFRLAAAKLPFKTTFVTRTVL from the coding sequence ATGCTACAGCCGAAACGTACCAAATACCGCAAGCAGCACAAGGGCCGCAACCGCGGTCTCGCCACCTCGGGCAACCGCGTGAGCTTCGGCGAGTTCGGGCTCAAGGCCGAGGGTCGCGGTCGCCTCACGGCGCGCCAGATCGAGGCTGCCCGTCGTGCCATGACCCGCCACATCAAGCGCGGCGGCAAGATCTGGATCCGGGTCTTCCCGGACAAGCCGATCACCGAGAAGCCGCTCGAAGTGCGCATGGGCTCCGGCAAGGGCAACGTGGAGTACTGGGTGGCCCAGATCCAGCCGGGTAAGGTCCTCTACGAGATGGAGGGCGTATCCGAGGAGATCGCCCGCGAGGCGTTCCGCCTGGCGGCCGCGAAGCTCCCGTTCAAGACCACTTTTGTGACGCGGACGGTGCTGTGA
- the rplV gene encoding 50S ribosomal protein L22, with amino-acid sequence MQAFSKYRYARISAQKARLVADQIRGLPVEKALNVLTFSTKKAAGVVRKTLESAIANAEHNEGADVDELKVSAIMVDEGPTHKRLHARARGRANRILKRTSHITVTVSDK; translated from the coding sequence ATGCAGGCTTTTTCAAAATATCGCTACGCGCGCATCTCCGCCCAGAAGGCCCGCCTTGTGGCCGACCAGATCCGCGGACTGCCCGTGGAAAAGGCGCTCAACGTGCTGACTTTCAGCACCAAGAAGGCTGCCGGTGTCGTGCGCAAGACGCTCGAGTCCGCCATTGCCAACGCGGAACACAACGAGGGCGCAGACGTGGACGAGCTCAAGGTCTCCGCCATCATGGTTGACGAGGGCCCGACACACAAGCGGCTTCACGCCCGTGCCCGCGGCCGTGCCAACCGCATCCTGAAGCGGACCAGCCACATCACCGTGACGGTCTCAGACAAGTAA
- the rplE gene encoding 50S ribosomal protein L5 translates to MPRLQDYYKSTVVPKLQEQFNYSSVMAIPRITKITLNMGMGEAVADKKVLENALSDLAGITGQKPIVTNARKSIAGFKIREGWPIGCKVTLRRERMYEFLDRLLAIALPRVRDFRGLNPKSFDGRGNYSMGVREQIIFPEIDYDKIDALRGLDITITTTAKTDEEGRALLAAFNFPFKS, encoded by the coding sequence ATGCCCAGACTGCAGGATTATTACAAGAGCACGGTGGTCCCGAAGCTGCAGGAGCAGTTCAACTACTCCAGCGTGATGGCGATTCCCCGGATCACCAAGATCACCCTCAACATGGGGATGGGTGAGGCGGTCGCCGACAAGAAGGTGCTCGAGAACGCGCTCTCGGACCTCGCGGGCATCACCGGCCAGAAGCCGATCGTCACGAATGCCCGGAAGTCCATCGCCGGATTCAAGATCCGCGAGGGCTGGCCCATCGGCTGCAAGGTGACCCTGCGGCGGGAGCGGATGTACGAGTTCCTGGACCGTCTGCTGGCCATCGCGCTGCCCCGTGTGCGCGACTTCCGCGGTCTGAACCCGAAGTCCTTCGACGGGCGCGGCAACTACAGCATGGGCGTTCGTGAGCAGATCATCTTCCCGGAGATCGACTACGACAAGATCGACGCTCTGCGGGGGCTGGATATCACCATCACCACCACCGCCAAGACCGACGAAGAGGGGCGCGCCCTGCTGGCGGCGTTCAACTTCCCGTTCAAGAGTTAA
- the rpmJ gene encoding 50S ribosomal protein L36 has protein sequence MKVQASVKKICRHCKIIRRKGTVRVICKDAKHKQRQG, from the coding sequence ATGAAAGTACAAGCTTCGGTAAAGAAAATCTGCCGGCACTGCAAGATTATCCGCCGCAAGGGTACGGTTCGCGTCATCTGCAAGGACGCGAAGCACAAGCAGCGCCAGGGCTGA
- the rplB gene encoding 50S ribosomal protein L2, with protein MPISKVKPTSAGRRFVVKVTNPDLHKGAPYAPLLDKKSKNGGRNNAGRVTVRHQGGGHKQRYRIIDFKRNKDGISALVERLEYDPNRSANIALLKYADGERRYIIAPRGVSVGDEVMSGSEAPIKSGNCLPLRNIPVGSTVHCVELQPSRGAQIARSAGAGVQFVAREGAYATLRLRSGEMRKVLIDCRATIGEVGNGEHSLRSLGKAGAARWRGVRPTVRGVAMNPVDHPHGGGEGRTSGGRHPVSPWGVPTKGHKTRKNKRTDNLIVRRRNRK; from the coding sequence ATGCCAATTTCAAAGGTAAAGCCGACATCAGCGGGGCGTCGCTTTGTGGTCAAGGTGACGAACCCGGATCTGCACAAGGGCGCGCCTTACGCGCCGCTGCTGGACAAGAAGAGCAAGAACGGTGGCCGCAACAACGCCGGCCGCGTGACTGTTCGTCACCAGGGCGGCGGCCACAAGCAGCGCTACCGCATTATCGATTTCAAGCGCAACAAGGACGGTATCTCCGCCCTGGTCGAGCGCCTGGAATACGATCCGAACCGGTCCGCCAACATCGCGCTGCTGAAATATGCCGATGGCGAGCGTCGCTACATCATCGCTCCGCGCGGCGTGAGCGTCGGCGACGAGGTGATGTCCGGTTCCGAGGCGCCCATCAAGTCCGGCAACTGCCTGCCACTGCGCAACATCCCGGTGGGCTCCACCGTGCATTGCGTGGAGCTGCAGCCTTCGCGGGGCGCCCAGATCGCCCGCAGCGCCGGCGCCGGTGTCCAGTTCGTGGCCCGGGAAGGCGCCTACGCCACCCTGCGCCTGCGTTCCGGCGAGATGCGCAAGGTGCTCATCGACTGCCGCGCCACCATCGGCGAGGTGGGCAACGGCGAGCACAGCCTGCGCTCCCTGGGCAAGGCCGGTGCGGCGCGCTGGCGTGGTGTCCGTCCCACCGTGCGCGGTGTCGCCATGAACCCGGTCGACCATCCGCACGGCGGTGGCGAAGGCCGGACTTCCGGTGGCCGCCATCCGGTCTCCCCCTGGGGCGTGCCCACCAAGGGCCACAAGACGCGCAAGAACAAGCGTACCGACAATCTGATCGTGCGCCGTCGTAACCGCAAGTAA
- the rpmD gene encoding 50S ribosomal protein L30, translated as MTDKKTLRVTLVRSLSGRLPDHKACVAGLGLRRLQHTVEVEDTPAVRGMINKVSYMLKVEE; from the coding sequence ATGACTGACAAGAAAACCCTGCGTGTGACCCTGGTGCGGAGCCTCAGCGGCCGCCTGCCCGACCACAAGGCCTGCGTGGCCGGTCTGGGCCTGCGCCGTCTCCAGCACACCGTCGAAGTGGAGGACACCCCGGCCGTGCGCGGCATGATCAACAAGGTGTCCTACATGCTGAAAGTCGAGGAATGA
- the rplO gene encoding 50S ribosomal protein L15, which produces MRLNSLKPAPGSRPEGRRVGRGIGSGLGKTGGRGHKGQKSRAGGTVKPGFEGGQMPLQRRLPKFGFKSRIAATRAEVRLGELNGIDAEVIDLLALISAGVVPQQTKTAKVILSGELGKAVTLRGVAVTKGARAAIEAAGGKVEEA; this is translated from the coding sequence ATGCGCCTGAACAGCCTCAAGCCCGCACCGGGATCGCGTCCCGAGGGTCGCCGCGTCGGCCGCGGTATCGGTTCCGGTCTGGGCAAGACCGGTGGTCGCGGCCACAAGGGCCAGAAATCCCGCGCCGGCGGCACCGTCAAGCCCGGTTTCGAGGGCGGCCAGATGCCGCTGCAGCGCCGCCTGCCCAAGTTCGGCTTCAAGTCGCGCATCGCAGCGACCCGTGCCGAGGTGCGCCTGGGCGAGCTGAACGGCATTGACGCCGAGGTCATCGACCTGCTGGCGCTGATCAGCGCCGGTGTCGTGCCGCAGCAGACCAAGACTGCGAAGGTGATCCTCTCCGGTGAGCTGGGCAAGGCCGTCACCCTGCGTGGCGTCGCGGTGACCAAGGGTGCCCGTGCCGCCATCGAAGCCGCCGGCGGCAAGGTGGAAGAGGCCTAA
- the rpsD gene encoding 30S ribosomal protein S4 — MARYLGPKCKLSRREGADLSLKSGVRALETKCKLEQVPGQHGQRRARLSDYAGQLREKQKLRRIYGVLERQFRRYYQEADRRKGSTGENLLQILECRLDNVVYRMGFGSTRSEARQLVSHKAILVNGKTVNIPSYQVKPEDVVTVREAARKQLRIQAALELAQQRGIPGWIEVDAGKMEGVFKSVPDRSDLPSDINESLVVELYSK; from the coding sequence GTGGCGAGATATCTTGGTCCCAAATGCAAGCTGAGTCGGCGTGAAGGCGCTGACCTGTCCCTCAAGTCCGGCGTTCGCGCGCTCGAAACCAAGTGCAAGCTGGAGCAGGTCCCCGGCCAGCACGGTCAGCGTCGCGCCCGTCTGAGCGACTACGCCGGCCAGCTGCGCGAAAAGCAGAAGCTGCGCCGCATCTACGGCGTCCTCGAGCGGCAGTTCCGCCGCTACTACCAGGAGGCCGATCGGCGCAAGGGTTCCACGGGTGAGAACCTGCTGCAGATCCTGGAGTGCCGGCTGGACAACGTGGTCTATCGCATGGGCTTCGGCTCCACGCGTTCCGAGGCGCGTCAGCTGGTGAGCCACAAGGCGATCCTGGTCAACGGCAAGACCGTGAACATTCCCTCCTATCAGGTCAAGCCCGAGGACGTGGTGACCGTGCGCGAAGCCGCCCGCAAGCAGCTGCGCATCCAGGCCGCGCTCGAGCTCGCCCAGCAGCGCGGCATCCCGGGCTGGATCGAGGTGGACGCCGGCAAGATGGAAGGCGTCTTCAAGTCGGTCCCGGATCGGAGCGACCTGCCTTCCGACATCAACGAGTCGCTGGTGGTCGAGCTCTACTCCAAGTAA
- the rpsK gene encoding 30S ribosomal protein S11, which produces MATKTTRTRKKVKKTVVDGVAHVHASFNNTIVTITDRQGNTLSWATAGGSGFRGSRKSTPFAAQVAAERAGTKALEYGLKNLEVMVKGPGPGRDSAVRALNAAGYKITNITDVTPIPHNGCRPPKKRRV; this is translated from the coding sequence ATGGCAACGAAGACGACACGTACCCGGAAGAAAGTAAAGAAGACGGTTGTTGACGGTGTGGCGCATGTCCACGCCTCCTTCAACAACACGATCGTGACCATTACCGATCGTCAGGGCAATACCCTGTCCTGGGCGACCGCGGGCGGCTCCGGCTTCCGCGGCTCGCGCAAGAGCACCCCGTTCGCCGCCCAGGTGGCCGCGGAGCGTGCCGGCACGAAGGCCCTGGAATACGGGCTGAAGAATCTCGAGGTGATGGTCAAGGGCCCGGGTCCGGGTCGCGACTCCGCGGTCCGCGCGCTCAATGCCGCCGGCTACAAGATCACCAATATCACGGACGTTACGCCGATTCCCCACAACGGCTGCCGTCCCCCCAAGAAGCGTCGCGTCTAA
- the rpsQ gene encoding 30S ribosomal protein S17, whose product MSEENKSTRGMIGRVISNKADKTITVLVERKVQHPLYGKFIKRSTKLHAHDEQNQCGEGDVVMVEQCRPLSKTKCWRLVQVIEKAG is encoded by the coding sequence ATGAGCGAAGAGAACAAGTCCACCCGCGGCATGATCGGGCGGGTCATCAGCAACAAGGCCGACAAGACCATCACCGTGCTGGTCGAGCGCAAGGTGCAGCATCCCCTCTACGGGAAGTTCATCAAGCGTTCCACCAAGCTGCATGCTCACGACGAGCAGAACCAGTGCGGCGAGGGCGATGTGGTCATGGTCGAGCAGTGTCGTCCGCTCTCCAAGACCAAGTGCTGGCGCCTGGTTCAGGTTATCGAGAAGGCCGGCTGA
- the secY gene encoding preprotein translocase subunit SecY: MSIPGSAIGSLGRLSELKRRLLFVLGALFVYRVGAHIPVPGIDPVALATLFDQQRGTILDMFNMFSGGALKRLTIFALGVMPYISASIIMQLLTVVSPTLEQLKKEGESGRRKITQYTRYGTVILATFQALGISIALESQSAGGLPVVIDPGFAFRFTAVITLVTGTMFLMWLGEQITERGIGNGISLIIFAGIVAGLPAAIGGTVELSRTGELHIITLFVLFALAMGVTGFVVFMERGQRRITVNYAKRQMGRKMYAGQTSHLPLKVNMAGVIPPIFASSIILFPATIAGWFGSAEGMGWLRDLSNTMSPGQPLYVMSYAAAIIFFCFFYTALVFNPKETADNLKKSGAFIPGIRPGEQTARYIDGVMTRLTLAGAVYITAVSLLPEFLILYWNVPFYFGGTSLLIIVVVIMDFMAQVQAHLMSHQYDSLMKKANLKGRGGLLR; encoded by the coding sequence GTGTCCATTCCAGGGTCAGCAATCGGCAGCCTGGGACGGCTGTCAGAGCTCAAGCGGCGACTGCTGTTCGTCCTCGGTGCTCTGTTCGTCTACCGGGTCGGTGCGCACATTCCCGTGCCTGGGATCGATCCGGTGGCGCTCGCCACCCTGTTCGATCAGCAGCGCGGAACCATCCTGGACATGTTCAACATGTTCTCGGGCGGTGCGCTCAAGCGCTTGACGATCTTCGCCCTGGGGGTGATGCCCTACATCTCCGCCTCCATCATCATGCAGCTCCTGACGGTGGTTTCGCCGACGCTCGAGCAGCTGAAGAAGGAGGGCGAATCCGGGCGGCGGAAGATTACCCAGTACACCCGCTACGGCACCGTGATCCTGGCCACCTTCCAGGCGCTGGGCATCTCCATCGCGCTGGAGAGCCAGAGCGCGGGCGGCCTGCCGGTGGTGATCGATCCGGGCTTCGCGTTCCGCTTCACGGCGGTCATCACGCTGGTCACGGGCACCATGTTCCTCATGTGGCTGGGTGAGCAGATCACCGAGCGCGGAATCGGCAACGGCATCTCGCTCATCATCTTCGCGGGCATCGTCGCCGGTCTGCCGGCGGCCATCGGCGGCACCGTTGAGCTGTCGCGCACGGGCGAGCTGCACATCATCACCCTGTTCGTCCTGTTCGCCCTGGCGATGGGCGTGACCGGCTTCGTGGTGTTCATGGAGCGGGGCCAACGCCGGATCACGGTGAACTACGCGAAGCGCCAGATGGGGCGGAAGATGTATGCCGGGCAGACCAGCCACCTGCCCCTGAAGGTGAACATGGCCGGCGTGATTCCGCCCATCTTCGCCTCCAGCATCATCCTGTTCCCGGCGACCATCGCGGGCTGGTTCGGCAGTGCGGAGGGCATGGGCTGGCTGCGTGACCTGTCCAACACCATGTCACCGGGGCAGCCGCTGTACGTGATGTCCTATGCCGCGGCCATCATTTTCTTCTGCTTCTTCTATACCGCGCTGGTCTTCAATCCCAAGGAGACGGCCGACAACCTGAAGAAGTCCGGTGCCTTCATCCCGGGTATCCGGCCCGGCGAGCAGACCGCGCGCTACATCGATGGGGTGATGACCCGGCTGACCCTGGCGGGCGCCGTCTACATCACCGCCGTGTCGCTGCTGCCGGAGTTCCTGATCCTGTACTGGAACGTTCCGTTCTACTTCGGCGGCACGTCCCTGCTGATCATCGTGGTGGTGATCATGGACTTCATGGCCCAGGTGCAGGCGCACCTGATGTCGCACCAGTACGACTCGCTGATGAAAAAGGCCAATCTCAAGGGCCGTGGCGGGTTGTTGCGCTGA
- the rplX gene encoding 50S ribosomal protein L24 — MRKIRKGDDVVVLAGKDKGKRGKIVRVLPNDRVVVENVNIIKRHTRPNPQRGQAGGIVEKEASVHVSNVALFNPVSGKGDRVGIRTLEDGRKVRVYKSNGEVVDV; from the coding sequence ATGCGCAAGATTCGCAAAGGTGACGATGTTGTCGTCCTGGCCGGAAAGGACAAGGGCAAGCGTGGAAAGATCGTCCGCGTGCTGCCCAACGACCGGGTCGTGGTCGAGAACGTGAATATCATCAAGCGTCATACCCGCCCGAACCCCCAGCGGGGCCAGGCCGGCGGCATCGTGGAGAAGGAGGCGTCCGTGCACGTCTCCAACGTGGCGCTTTTCAACCCGGTGAGCGGCAAGGGCGATCGGGTCGGTATCCGGACTCTGGAGGACGGGCGGAAGGTGCGCGTCTACAAGTCCAACGGTGAAGTCGTTGACGTCTAA
- the rplN gene encoding 50S ribosomal protein L14: protein MIQMQSMLDVADNSGARRVMCIKVLGGSHRRYAGIGDIVKVTVKEAIPRGKVKKGDVYNAVVVRTRKGVRRADGSVIRFDGNAAVLLNNQLQPIGTRIFGPVTRELRSERFMKIISLAPEVL, encoded by the coding sequence ATGATCCAGATGCAGTCAATGCTCGACGTGGCGGATAACAGTGGTGCCCGTCGGGTCATGTGTATCAAGGTGCTGGGTGGTTCGCACCGGCGCTACGCCGGCATTGGCGACATCGTCAAGGTTACCGTAAAGGAAGCCATTCCGCGCGGCAAGGTAAAGAAGGGTGACGTGTACAACGCGGTGGTGGTGCGGACCCGCAAGGGCGTGCGCCGTGCCGACGGTTCGGTCATCCGCTTCGATGGCAACGCTGCAGTGCTGCTGAACAACCAGCTCCAGCCCATCGGAACCCGTATCTTCGGGCCCGTGACCCGGGAGCTGCGCAGCGAGCGGTTCATGAAGATTATTTCGCTGGCGCCGGAAGTGCTCTGA
- the rpsS gene encoding 30S ribosomal protein S19: MPRSIKKGPFIDLPLLKKVEEARASQSKRPIKTWSRRSMVIPDMVGLTIAVHNGRQHVPVYVNENMVGHKLGEFAATRTFRGHAADKKAKR, from the coding sequence GTGCCACGTTCAATCAAGAAAGGACCGTTCATTGACCTTCCTCTGCTGAAGAAGGTGGAGGAGGCGCGCGCCTCCCAGAGCAAGCGCCCGATCAAGACCTGGTCCCGGCGTTCCATGGTCATTCCGGATATGGTCGGTCTGACCATCGCTGTCCACAACGGCCGTCAGCACGTCCCCGTCTACGTCAATGAGAACATGGTGGGACACAAGCTGGGCGAGTTCGCGGCGACGCGCACCTTCAGGGGGCACGCCGCGGACAAGAAGGCGAAGCGTTAA
- the rpsE gene encoding 30S ribosomal protein S5 has product MASFDSQKNSDGLQEKLVNVNRVAKVVKGGRIFSFTALTVVGDGNGRVGFGRGKAREVPAAIQKAMENARRNMVSVELKGNTLQYPVTARHAGSKVFMQPASEGTGIIAGGAMRAVFEMLGVHNVLAKCIGSTNPVNVVRATLKALTSMSSPEQVAAKRGKSVDEILG; this is encoded by the coding sequence ATGGCAAGTTTCGACTCACAGAAGAACAGTGACGGACTCCAGGAAAAGCTGGTCAACGTCAATCGCGTGGCCAAGGTGGTCAAGGGCGGCCGCATCTTTTCCTTCACCGCGCTGACCGTCGTGGGCGACGGCAATGGCCGCGTCGGCTTCGGTCGCGGCAAGGCCCGTGAAGTGCCTGCCGCCATCCAGAAGGCGATGGAGAACGCGCGCCGGAACATGGTCAGCGTGGAGCTGAAGGGCAACACCCTGCAGTATCCGGTCACTGCCCGCCACGCCGGCTCCAAGGTCTTCATGCAGCCGGCTTCCGAGGGTACCGGCATCATCGCCGGCGGCGCCATGCGCGCCGTGTTCGAGATGCTCGGCGTGCACAACGTGCTGGCCAAGTGCATCGGCTCGACCAATCCGGTGAACGTGGTTCGCGCCACGCTCAAGGCCCTGACCTCCATGTCCTCGCCGGAACAGGTTGCCGCCAAGCGTGGCAAGAGCGTGGACGAGATTCTGGGGTGA
- the rplR gene encoding 50S ribosomal protein L18, translating to MDKKTSRNRRTRRARYKIRELGQYRLCIHRTPRHIYAQLIAPNGSEVVANASTLEKDLRNGETYTGNAASAAVVGRLIAERARAAGVTRVAFDRSGFKYHGRVKALADAARENGLEF from the coding sequence ATGGACAAGAAGACATCCCGCAATCGCCGCACCCGCCGCGCCCGCTACAAGATTCGCGAGCTTGGCCAGTACCGCCTGTGCATTCATCGCACGCCGCGGCACATCTATGCCCAGCTCATCGCGCCCAACGGTTCCGAGGTGGTGGCTAACGCCTCGACCCTGGAGAAGGACCTGCGCAACGGCGAGACCTACACCGGCAATGCGGCCTCCGCCGCCGTGGTGGGCCGGCTCATCGCCGAGCGCGCCCGCGCGGCCGGCGTCACCCGGGTCGCTTTCGATCGCTCCGGCTTCAAATACCATGGTCGTGTGAAGGCGCTGGCCGACGCAGCCCGTGAAAACGGCCTCGAGTTCTGA
- the rpsC gene encoding 30S ribosomal protein S3 produces the protein MGQKVNPIGIRVGIVKDWTSKWYADSKNYADLLYTDLSVREFLRKKLAHASVSRIQIERPARNARITVHTARPGIVIGKKGEDIERLRREVAEKIGVPVHISIEEIRKPELDAQLVAESVAQQLERRVMFRRAMKRAVGNAMRLGAQGIKINVGGRLGGAEIARSEWYREGRVPLHTFRADIDYGFAEAKTTYGVIGVKVWIFKGEILGGEAEAEGAAPKAAAK, from the coding sequence ATGGGTCAGAAAGTTAATCCAATCGGTATTCGGGTCGGCATCGTCAAGGACTGGACGTCCAAGTGGTATGCCGACAGCAAGAACTACGCGGACCTGCTCTACACCGATCTCTCGGTGCGGGAGTTCCTGCGCAAGAAGCTCGCGCATGCCTCGGTGAGCCGGATCCAGATCGAGCGTCCCGCACGGAACGCCCGCATCACCGTCCACACCGCCCGCCCCGGTATCGTCATCGGCAAGAAGGGTGAGGACATCGAGCGGCTGCGCCGGGAAGTGGCGGAGAAGATCGGCGTGCCGGTGCACATCAGCATCGAGGAGATCCGCAAGCCCGAGCTCGATGCCCAGCTGGTGGCCGAGAGCGTCGCGCAGCAGCTCGAGCGCCGCGTGATGTTCCGCCGCGCCATGAAGCGCGCGGTCGGCAACGCCATGCGCCTCGGCGCCCAGGGCATCAAGATCAACGTGGGCGGCCGCCTCGGCGGGGCCGAGATCGCCCGCAGCGAGTGGTACCGCGAGGGCCGCGTGCCGCTGCACACCTTCCGTGCCGACATCGACTACGGCTTCGCCGAGGCGAAGACCACCTACGGTGTCATCGGCGTGAAGGTGTGGATCTTCAAGGGTGAGATCCTCGGGGGCGAGGCCGAAGCCGAGGGTGCTGCGCCCAAGGCTGCTGCCAAGTAA
- the rpsM gene encoding 30S ribosomal protein S13: MARIAGVNIPVKKHAWVALTAIYGVGDTRARKICADVGIKPDVKIQELTEQELDAIRNEVAKYVVEGDLRREISMNIKRLMDLGCYRGLRHRRGLPLRGQRTKTNARTRKGPRKPIKR; encoded by the coding sequence ATGGCCCGTATAGCAGGCGTCAACATCCCGGTTAAGAAACACGCTTGGGTGGCCCTCACCGCCATCTACGGCGTCGGTGACACGCGTGCCCGCAAGATCTGCGCGGACGTGGGTATCAAGCCGGATGTGAAGATCCAGGAGCTCACCGAACAGGAACTCGATGCCATCCGCAACGAGGTCGCCAAGTATGTGGTTGAAGGAGACCTGCGCCGCGAGATCTCCATGAACATCAAGCGTCTCATGGACCTCGGCTGCTATCGGGGGCTGCGTCACCGCCGCGGTCTGCCGCTGCGCGGTCAGCGGACCAAGACCAACGCCCGCACCCGCAAGGGCCCGCGCAAGCCCATCAAGCGCTAA
- the rpmC gene encoding 50S ribosomal protein L29: MNASELKQKTQEELRQELTELLREQFNLRMQKGTGQLSATHQLKAVRRNIARVKTVLQQKAGAAQ, encoded by the coding sequence CTGAATGCAAGCGAACTCAAGCAGAAGACGCAAGAAGAACTGCGCCAGGAGCTCACCGAGCTCCTCCGCGAGCAGTTCAACCTGCGTATGCAGAAGGGCACCGGTCAGCTGTCCGCCACGCACCAGCTCAAGGCTGTGCGTCGCAACATCGCCCGGGTAAAGACGGTTCTGCAGCAGAAAGCAGGTGCAGCACAATGA
- the rpsH gene encoding 30S ribosomal protein S8, whose product MSMQDPIADMLTRIRNGQAAAKKEVSMPSSKLKVAIAEVLKEEGYVADYSVAEEGVKAVLTVALKYFQGKPVIESLQRVSRPGLRIYKDAAHLPKVNNGLGVAIVSTSRGVMTDRAARAAHQGGEILCVVS is encoded by the coding sequence ATGAGCATGCAAGATCCCATCGCGGATATGCTGACCCGTATCCGCAACGGCCAGGCCGCTGCTAAGAAGGAAGTCAGCATGCCTTCCTCCAAGCTCAAGGTGGCAATCGCCGAAGTGCTGAAGGAAGAAGGTTACGTCGCTGACTACAGCGTGGCGGAAGAGGGTGTGAAGGCGGTGCTGACTGTTGCCCTGAAGTACTTCCAGGGCAAGCCCGTCATCGAAAGCCTGCAGCGTGTCAGTCGCCCTGGCCTGCGTATCTACAAGGACGCCGCTCACCTCCCGAAGGTGAACAACGGGCTCGGCGTCGCGATCGTCTCCACCTCCCGGGGCGTGATGACCGATCGTGCCGCTCGCGCCGCCCACCAGGGCGGCGAGATCCTCTGCGTCGTATCGTAA
- the rpsN gene encoding 30S ribosomal protein S14, with protein MAKKSVINRERKRERLVQKYAAKRQELKAIVNNISLGIEERMEAQQQLQKLPRNASPSRLRNRCRLTGRPHGFYRKFGLGRNKLREAAMRGDVPGLVKASW; from the coding sequence ATGGCCAAGAAATCCGTGATCAACCGCGAACGCAAGCGCGAGCGCCTGGTCCAGAAGTACGCGGCGAAACGCCAGGAGCTGAAGGCGATCGTCAACAACATCAGCCTGGGCATCGAGGAGCGGATGGAGGCGCAGCAGCAGCTGCAGAAGCTGCCGCGCAATGCTTCCCCCTCCCGGCTGCGCAACCGCTGCCGTCTCACCGGTCGTCCTCACGGTTTCTACCGCAAGTTCGGTCTGGGGCGTAACAAGCTCCGTGAGGCAGCCATGCGCGGTGACGTGCCTGGCCTCGTGAAGGCCAGCTGGTAG
- the rplF gene encoding 50S ribosomal protein L6 — translation MSRVAKSPVAVPKGVDVTLNGQSITVKGPKGSLNWDVHPRVEVVRDGEELKFSPRNGGKDGWAFAGTTRALVNNMVKGVTEGFERKLQLVGVGYRAQAQGKTLNLTLGFSHPVSYEAPEGITFETPSQTEILVKGIDRQAVGQAAAKIRAFRSPEPYKGKGVRYADETISLKEAKKK, via the coding sequence ATGTCGCGAGTCGCAAAAAGTCCGGTGGCGGTCCCCAAGGGGGTCGACGTCACCCTGAACGGTCAGAGCATCACGGTCAAGGGTCCCAAGGGCTCCCTGAACTGGGATGTGCATCCCCGCGTGGAAGTGGTGCGGGACGGGGAAGAGCTCAAGTTCTCGCCGCGCAACGGCGGCAAGGACGGTTGGGCCTTCGCCGGCACCACCCGGGCCCTGGTGAACAACATGGTCAAGGGCGTGACCGAGGGTTTCGAGCGCAAGCTGCAGCTGGTGGGCGTGGGCTATCGAGCCCAGGCGCAGGGCAAGACCCTGAACCTCACCCTCGGCTTCTCTCACCCGGTCAGCTATGAGGCGCCCGAAGGTATCACCTTCGAGACCCCGAGCCAGACAGAGATTCTGGTCAAGGGTATCGATCGGCAGGCGGTGGGGCAGGCGGCGGCGAAGATCCGCGCCTTCCGCTCCCCCGAACCGTACAAGGGCAAGGGTGTCCGCTACGCGGATGAGACCATTTCGCTCAAAGAGGCGAAGAAGAAGTAG